From the Pseudomonas baltica genome, one window contains:
- the ilvD gene encoding dihydroxy-acid dehydratase, protein MPDYRSKTSTHGRNMAGARALWRATGMKDDDFKKPIIAIANSFTQFVPGHVHLKDLGQLVAREIERAGGVAKEFNTIAVDDGIAMGHDGMLYSLPSREIIADSVEYMVNAHCADAIVCISNCDKITPGMLMAALRLNVPVIFVSGGPMEAGKTKLASHGLDLVDAMVIAADSTASDEKVAEYERSACPTCGSCSGMFTANSMNCLVEALGLALPGNGSTLATHSDREQLFLQAGRTIVELCKRYYTENDESVLPRNIANFKAFENAMTLDIAMGGSTNTILHLLAAAQEAEIDFDLRDIDRLSRGVPQLCKVAPNIQKYHMEDVHRAGGIFAILGSLARGGLLHTDLPTVHSRSMEEAIAKWDITQTDDEAVHHFFKAGPAGIPTQTAFSQSTRWDTLDDDRENGCIRSVEHAYSQEGGLAVLYGNIALDGCVVKTAGVDESIHVFEGNAKIFESQDSAVRGILADEVKAGDIVIIRYEGPKGGPGMQEMLYPTSYLKSKGLGKACALLTDGRFSGGTSGLSIGHASPEAAAGGAIGLVQDGDKVLIDIPNRSINLLISDEELAARRVEQDKKGWKPVEKRPRKVTTALKAYALLATSADKGAVRNKAMLDGL, encoded by the coding sequence ATGCCTGACTATCGTTCCAAGACCTCCACCCACGGCCGCAACATGGCCGGCGCCCGTGCCCTGTGGCGCGCTACCGGAATGAAGGACGACGATTTCAAGAAACCGATCATCGCCATCGCCAACTCGTTTACCCAGTTCGTGCCCGGCCACGTGCACCTTAAGGACCTCGGCCAACTGGTGGCCCGCGAGATCGAACGCGCCGGCGGTGTGGCCAAGGAATTCAACACCATCGCGGTCGACGACGGCATCGCCATGGGCCATGACGGCATGCTCTATTCGCTGCCGAGCCGCGAGATCATCGCCGATTCCGTCGAATACATGGTCAACGCCCACTGCGCCGACGCCATTGTGTGCATCTCCAACTGCGACAAGATCACCCCCGGCATGCTGATGGCCGCTCTGCGCCTGAACGTCCCGGTGATCTTCGTCTCCGGCGGCCCGATGGAAGCCGGCAAGACCAAGCTCGCCAGCCACGGCCTGGACCTGGTCGACGCCATGGTCATCGCCGCCGACTCCACCGCCTCCGACGAAAAAGTCGCCGAGTACGAGCGCAGTGCGTGCCCGACCTGCGGTTCGTGCTCCGGCATGTTCACCGCCAACTCGATGAACTGCCTGGTCGAAGCGCTGGGCCTGGCACTGCCGGGCAACGGCTCGACGCTGGCCACCCACAGCGACCGCGAACAGCTGTTCCTGCAGGCCGGCCGTACCATCGTCGAGCTGTGCAAGCGTTACTACACCGAAAACGACGAATCGGTGCTGCCGCGCAATATCGCCAACTTCAAGGCGTTCGAGAACGCCATGACGCTGGACATCGCCATGGGCGGCTCGACCAACACCATCCTGCACTTGCTCGCTGCCGCTCAGGAAGCCGAGATCGACTTCGACCTGCGCGACATCGACCGTTTGTCCCGCGGCGTGCCGCAACTGTGCAAGGTGGCGCCGAACATCCAGAAGTACCACATGGAAGACGTGCACCGCGCCGGCGGGATCTTCGCGATCCTCGGCTCGCTGGCCCGTGGCGGCCTGCTGCACACCGACCTGCCGACCGTGCACAGCCGCAGCATGGAAGAAGCCATCGCCAAATGGGACATCACCCAGACCGACGATGAAGCCGTGCACCACTTCTTCAAGGCTGGCCCGGCAGGCATCCCGACCCAGACGGCGTTCAGCCAGTCGACCCGCTGGGACACCCTGGACGACGACCGTGAAAACGGCTGCATCCGCAGCGTCGAGCACGCCTATTCGCAAGAAGGTGGCCTGGCCGTGCTGTACGGCAACATCGCGCTGGATGGCTGCGTGGTCAAAACCGCGGGCGTCGACGAGTCGATCCACGTGTTCGAAGGCAACGCCAAGATCTTCGAAAGCCAGGACAGCGCCGTGCGCGGCATTCTGGCCGACGAAGTGAAGGCCGGTGACATCGTCATCATTCGCTACGAAGGCCCGAAAGGCGGCCCGGGCATGCAGGAAATGCTTTACCCGACGTCGTATCTGAAGTCCAAGGGCCTGGGCAAAGCCTGCGCCTTGCTGACCGACGGACGTTTCTCGGGCGGGACCTCGGGCCTGTCCATCGGCCATGCCTCGCCGGAAGCCGCAGCGGGCGGTGCCATCGGCCTGGTGCAGGACGGCGACAAGGTGCTGATCGACATCCCGAATCGTTCGATCAACCTGTTGATCAGCGACGAAGAACTGGCCGCGCGCCGGGTCGAGCAGGACAAAAAGGGCTGGAAGCCGGTGGAGAAGCGTCCGCGCAAAGTCACCACCGCCCTTAAGGCCTATGCCCTGCTGGCTACCAGCGCCGACAAGGGTGCAGTACGCAACAAGGCGATGCTTGACGGGTTGTAA
- a CDS encoding dihydrofolate reductase, producing the protein MKKSLPLSLIAALAQNRVIGIDNRMPWHLPGDFKYFKATTLGKPIIMGRKTWDSLGRPLPGRLNLVVSRQTDLQLEGAEVYPTLDAAIVRAEAWALEQGSDEVMLIGGAQLYELAMARADRLYLTRVALTPEGDAWFPAFDEAQWKRVSTVENPAVDDKPAYDFEVWERV; encoded by the coding sequence ATGAAAAAATCTCTCCCTCTCAGCCTGATCGCCGCGCTCGCGCAGAACCGCGTGATCGGCATCGACAACCGCATGCCCTGGCATCTGCCGGGGGATTTCAAATACTTCAAGGCCACCACCCTCGGCAAGCCGATCATCATGGGCCGCAAGACCTGGGATTCGTTGGGGCGGCCGTTGCCCGGACGCTTGAATCTGGTGGTCAGTCGTCAGACCGATCTGCAGCTCGAAGGTGCCGAGGTTTATCCGACGCTGGACGCCGCTATCGTGCGTGCCGAGGCCTGGGCACTGGAGCAGGGCAGCGACGAGGTGATGCTGATTGGGGGCGCGCAGCTGTATGAATTAGCCATGGCCCGCGCTGATCGCTTGTACCTGACCCGTGTGGCGCTGACGCCTGAAGGCGATGCCTGGTTTCCGGCGTTCGATGAGGCGCAGTGGAAGCGGGTGTCGACTGTCGAAAATCCGGCTGTCGACGACAAGCCGGCGTACGACTTTGAGGTGTGGGAGCGGGTTTGA
- a CDS encoding YfhL family 4Fe-4S dicluster ferredoxin gives MSLIITDDCINCDVCEPECPNAAISQGEEIYVIDPNLCTQCVGHYDEPQCQQVCPVDCIPLDEAHPETEEQLMDKYRKITGKV, from the coding sequence ATGTCCCTGATCATCACCGACGATTGCATCAACTGCGACGTCTGCGAACCCGAGTGCCCGAACGCTGCCATCTCCCAGGGCGAGGAGATCTACGTGATCGACCCGAACCTGTGCACCCAGTGCGTAGGTCACTACGACGAGCCACAGTGCCAGCAGGTCTGCCCGGTTGACTGCATTCCCCTGGATGAGGCGCATCCGGAAACCGAAGAGCAGTTGATGGACAAGTACCGCAAGATCACTGGCAAGGTTTGA
- a CDS encoding HDOD domain-containing protein, whose protein sequence is MPPQPQIMVDLQMEQYMPDPDLEAIARLIAQDPGLSGALLKIVNSPHYGLTNKIASIQRAVNLLGSRSVINLINAQSIKGEMSDETIVTLNRFWDTAQDVAMTCLTLAKRIGSQAVDEAYALGLFHDCGIPLMLKRFPDYMSVLEQAYASTNGEFRVVDTENQVFNTNHSVVGYYTAKSWRLPEHVSDAIANHHNALAIFRDQSPRDIPLKNLLAVLKMAEHICASHRVLGNQAEDHEWNAISALVLDYVGLSDYDFENLKESIRELGVR, encoded by the coding sequence GTGCCGCCACAACCGCAGATCATGGTCGACCTGCAGATGGAGCAGTACATGCCCGACCCGGATCTCGAAGCGATCGCTCGTCTGATCGCTCAGGACCCTGGCTTGTCCGGCGCGCTGCTCAAAATCGTCAATTCGCCGCATTACGGGCTGACCAACAAGATCGCTTCGATCCAGCGTGCGGTGAATCTGCTCGGCAGTCGTTCGGTCATCAACCTGATCAATGCGCAATCGATCAAGGGCGAGATGAGCGACGAGACCATCGTGACCCTCAACCGTTTCTGGGATACAGCCCAGGACGTCGCCATGACCTGCCTCACCCTGGCCAAGCGTATCGGCTCCCAGGCGGTGGACGAGGCCTATGCGCTGGGGCTGTTCCACGATTGCGGGATTCCGCTGATGCTCAAGCGTTTTCCGGATTACATGAGCGTGTTGGAGCAGGCCTATGCCAGCACCAACGGCGAGTTCCGCGTGGTCGACACCGAGAACCAGGTGTTCAATACCAACCACTCGGTGGTCGGTTACTACACGGCCAAGTCCTGGCGCCTGCCGGAGCATGTCAGTGATGCCATCGCCAATCACCACAACGCCCTGGCGATTTTCCGCGATCAATCACCACGTGACATTCCACTCAAGAACCTCCTTGCCGTGCTGAAAATGGCCGAGCATATCTGCGCGTCCCACCGGGTGCTGGGCAACCAGGCGGAGGACCATGAATGGAATGCCATCTCGGCGCTGGTCCTGGACTACGTCGGCCTGTCAGACTACGACTTCGAGAACCTCAAGGAGTCGATCCGCGAGCTCGGTGTGCGCTAA
- a CDS encoding class I SAM-dependent rRNA methyltransferase, with the protein MSLPSLRLKVNADRRLRNGHLWIYSNEIDVAATPLQGFVAGDQAILESATGKPIAVVAMSPKNLICARVLSRDAKLPLDKSLLVHRLNVALSLRDRLFDKPFYRLVYGDSDLLPGLVVDRFGDILVVQLASPTMERHKDDVLAALIQVLKPSGVLFKNDSAARDAEDLPRYVETVFGVVPEWVALEENGVKFEAPVMTGQKTGWFYDHRMNRARLAPYVKGKRVLDLFSYIGGWGIQAGAFGASEVFCVDASSSALDGVERNAALNGFAEKVTCMEGDVFEALRELKAGEERFDVIVADPPAFIKRKKDLKNGEGAYRRLNEQAMRLLSKDGILVSASCSMHLPEDDLQNILLTSARHLDRNIQILERGGQGPDHPVHPAIPETRYIKSITCRLLPNS; encoded by the coding sequence ATGTCCCTGCCCAGCCTTCGCCTCAAAGTCAACGCCGATCGCCGGCTGCGCAACGGTCACCTGTGGATCTACAGCAACGAGATCGACGTCGCCGCCACCCCCCTGCAAGGTTTCGTCGCCGGCGACCAGGCCATCCTCGAATCGGCGACCGGCAAACCGATCGCCGTGGTCGCCATGAGCCCCAAAAACCTCATCTGCGCCCGCGTGCTGTCCCGCGATGCCAAGCTGCCGCTCGACAAGTCACTGCTGGTCCACCGCCTCAACGTTGCCCTGTCGTTGCGCGATCGCTTGTTCGACAAGCCGTTCTACCGCCTGGTCTACGGCGATTCCGACTTGCTGCCGGGCTTGGTGGTCGACCGCTTCGGCGACATCCTGGTGGTCCAGTTGGCCTCGCCGACCATGGAACGCCACAAGGACGACGTCCTGGCCGCCCTGATACAGGTGCTCAAGCCGAGCGGCGTGCTGTTCAAGAACGACTCGGCCGCCCGCGACGCCGAAGACCTGCCGCGTTACGTCGAAACCGTGTTCGGCGTGGTGCCGGAGTGGGTCGCCCTGGAAGAAAACGGCGTGAAGTTCGAAGCGCCGGTCATGACAGGCCAGAAAACCGGCTGGTTCTATGACCACCGCATGAACCGCGCGCGCTTGGCCCCCTACGTCAAAGGCAAGCGCGTCCTCGACCTGTTCAGCTACATTGGCGGCTGGGGCATCCAAGCCGGTGCCTTCGGCGCCAGTGAAGTTTTCTGTGTGGATGCTTCGAGCTCCGCCCTCGACGGCGTCGAGCGCAACGCCGCCCTCAACGGCTTCGCCGAAAAAGTCACTTGCATGGAAGGCGATGTCTTCGAAGCCCTGCGCGAACTGAAAGCCGGCGAAGAACGCTTCGACGTGATCGTCGCCGATCCGCCCGCCTTCATAAAACGCAAGAAAGACCTGAAGAATGGCGAAGGCGCCTACCGTCGCCTCAACGAGCAAGCCATGCGCCTGCTCAGCAAAGACGGCATCCTGGTCAGTGCCTCGTGCTCCATGCACCTGCCTGAAGACGACTTGCAAAACATCCTCCTGACCAGCGCCCGCCATCTGGACCGCAACATCCAGATCCTCGAAAGGGGCGGTCAGGGCCCGGATCACCCGGTGCATCCAGCGATCCCGGAGACGCGGTATATCAAGAGCATTACTTGCCGGTTGTTGCCTAATAGCTGA
- a CDS encoding TetR/AcrR family transcriptional regulator: MKTRQRIVQATLELFNQQGERTVSTNHIAAYMEISPGNLYYHFANKQEIIAELFAEYEQGVDTYLQLPKGVSVGVDDMRFYLQRLFESNWSYRFFYRDLEHLLESDPQLALRYRQFSRRCLRQGQVIFEAFAQAGLLRLHAGQAEALALNAWIILTSWTRFLTTSQAATAQLSEEVVKRGIFQVLTMVSGLVAEPWRAAVNTLFEEFNTPLTLAEE, from the coding sequence ATGAAAACCCGCCAACGCATCGTGCAGGCCACTCTGGAGCTGTTCAATCAGCAAGGCGAGCGGACCGTCAGCACCAATCACATCGCCGCCTATATGGAAATTTCCCCTGGCAATCTTTACTACCACTTTGCCAACAAGCAGGAAATCATTGCCGAGTTGTTCGCTGAATACGAGCAAGGGGTCGATACTTACCTGCAGCTGCCGAAAGGTGTCAGTGTAGGCGTCGATGACATGCGTTTTTATTTGCAACGGCTGTTCGAGAGCAACTGGAGCTACCGGTTCTTTTATCGGGACCTGGAGCACCTGCTCGAAAGCGATCCGCAATTGGCACTGCGCTATCGACAGTTTTCCCGTCGTTGCCTGCGCCAGGGGCAGGTGATCTTCGAGGCGTTCGCGCAGGCCGGGTTGTTGCGTTTGCATGCTGGGCAAGCCGAAGCACTGGCCCTGAACGCCTGGATTATCCTGACGTCGTGGACGCGTTTCCTTACCACTTCCCAGGCTGCGACGGCGCAGCTCAGCGAGGAAGTCGTCAAACGCGGGATTTTCCAGGTGCTGACTATGGTATCCGGCCTGGTCGCGGAACCTTGGCGGGCCGCCGTGAATACGTTGTTCGAAGAATTCAATACGCCACTGACGCTGGCAGAGGAATAG
- a CDS encoding sulfurtransferase has translation MPIAQLISPQGLHARLDEPGLVILDCRFALEDTDYGQRSYAEGHLAGARFADLDKDLSGAVVKQVTGRHPLPAPGELIERLQGWGVNADSDVVLYDDGPGAFAAHAWWLLMWLGKREGVYLLDGGLKAWHAAGLPLSLDPPAHEAGHFSGKPDNSLVVSAQQLQAQLESPDLTLIDARAPARFRGEVEPIDPVAGHIPGARCAVFTDNLAADGRFLPADQLKARFEKILAGRPASTLVSYCGSGVTACHNLFALCLAGYPLVPLYAGSWSEWITDPQRPRATGD, from the coding sequence ATGCCTATCGCGCAATTGATCAGCCCTCAAGGGCTGCACGCTCGTCTCGACGAGCCGGGGCTGGTGATACTGGATTGTCGCTTTGCGCTTGAAGACACCGACTACGGCCAGCGCAGTTACGCCGAGGGTCACTTGGCCGGCGCGCGCTTTGCCGATTTGGACAAGGACCTCAGCGGCGCGGTGGTCAAGCAGGTGACCGGACGTCATCCGCTGCCGGCTCCCGGGGAGTTGATCGAGCGCTTGCAAGGCTGGGGCGTCAATGCCGACAGCGATGTGGTGCTTTACGACGATGGCCCCGGTGCCTTCGCAGCCCATGCCTGGTGGTTGCTGATGTGGTTGGGTAAACGCGAGGGTGTCTACCTGCTCGATGGCGGCCTCAAGGCCTGGCATGCGGCCGGGTTGCCGCTCAGCCTCGATCCCCCGGCACACGAAGCCGGGCACTTTTCTGGCAAGCCTGATAACAGTCTGGTGGTCAGCGCACAGCAATTGCAGGCGCAGCTGGAATCACCAGACCTGACCTTGATCGACGCCCGGGCTCCCGCACGCTTTCGCGGTGAGGTCGAGCCGATCGATCCTGTGGCGGGGCATATTCCCGGTGCGCGTTGTGCGGTGTTTACTGACAATCTGGCAGCCGATGGGCGGTTTTTGCCGGCCGATCAACTCAAGGCGCGTTTCGAAAAAATTCTGGCGGGGCGCCCGGCCAGCACGCTGGTGTCCTACTGCGGGTCCGGGGTGACGGCCTGTCACAACCTGTTTGCACTGTGCTTGGCGGGTTACCCACTGGTACCGCTATATGCGGGCTCCTGGAGCGAGTGGATCACCGATCCACAGCGGCCGCGGGCGACGGGAGACTGA
- the mutM gene encoding bifunctional DNA-formamidopyrimidine glycosylase/DNA-(apurinic or apyrimidinic site) lyase — translation MPELPEVETTRRGITPHLQGQRVSQVIVRDRRLRWPIPEDLDVRLSGQRIVGVDRRAKYLLINAEEGTLISHLGMSGNLRLVDAGLAPLKHEHVDIVLESGLALRYTDPRRFGAMLWSHDPHNHELLRRLGPEPLTDLFDGDRLFSLSRNKTMAVKPFIMDNAVVVGVGNIYATEALFAAGIDPRREAGGISRARYLKLAVEIKRILAHAIERGGTTLRDFIGGDGQPGYFQQELFAYGRGGELCKVCGTTLREVKLGQRASVFCPRCQR, via the coding sequence ATGCCTGAACTACCCGAAGTCGAAACTACCCGTCGCGGTATTACCCCGCATCTGCAAGGCCAGCGCGTCAGCCAAGTGATCGTGCGCGATCGGCGCTTGCGCTGGCCGATCCCCGAAGATCTTGACGTGCGCCTGTCCGGGCAACGGATCGTCGGTGTCGATCGGCGCGCCAAGTACCTGCTGATCAACGCCGAGGAAGGTACGCTGATCAGCCATCTGGGCATGTCGGGCAATTTGCGCCTGGTGGACGCCGGGCTGGCACCGCTCAAGCACGAGCATGTCGACATCGTGCTGGAATCCGGGCTGGCGCTGCGCTATACCGATCCGCGCCGCTTTGGTGCCATGCTCTGGAGCCATGACCCACATAACCACGAGCTGCTAAGACGACTGGGCCCCGAGCCGCTGACCGATCTGTTCGACGGCGATCGGCTGTTCAGCCTGTCGCGCAACAAGACCATGGCGGTCAAGCCGTTCATCATGGATAACGCCGTGGTGGTCGGGGTGGGCAATATCTACGCGACCGAGGCGCTGTTTGCTGCCGGGATCGATCCGCGGCGCGAGGCCGGGGGCATCTCTCGAGCCCGCTATCTGAAACTTGCCGTCGAAATCAAGCGCATCCTCGCCCACGCCATCGAACGCGGCGGCACCACCTTGCGTGACTTCATCGGTGGCGATGGCCAGCCCGGTTATTTCCAGCAGGAACTGTTCGCCTACGGGCGTGGCGGCGAACTGTGCAAGGTGTGCGGTACGACCTTGCGCGAGGTCAAGCTGGGCCAGCGTGCCAGTGTGTTCTGCCCGCGCTGCCAGCGCTGA
- a CDS encoding multidrug transporter has translation MNVLRVLSIALALCLGLSAMPAVAGMTETTQSNASGDPTYRIQNPPAFAMIADLIIARPLLIAATVVGGAVFVVSLPFTAAGGNMGAAGKALVVDPGKAAFVRCLGCTTSGYGKTNED, from the coding sequence ATGAATGTTTTGCGCGTCTTATCGATTGCCTTGGCGCTGTGCCTGGGCTTGTCCGCCATGCCAGCCGTCGCCGGGATGACAGAAACCACGCAATCGAACGCCAGTGGCGATCCGACCTATCGAATCCAGAACCCTCCCGCCTTCGCGATGATCGCCGACCTGATCATCGCCCGGCCGCTGCTGATAGCGGCGACAGTGGTGGGCGGGGCGGTGTTCGTGGTGTCGCTGCCGTTTACCGCAGCGGGTGGCAATATGGGCGCAGCAGGCAAGGCGCTGGTAGTGGACCCGGGCAAGGCCGCGTTCGTGCGCTGCCTGGGATGCACCACGTCGGGCTACGGCAAGACTAACGAAGACTGA
- the coaD gene encoding pantetheine-phosphate adenylyltransferase, producing the protein MNRVLYPGTFDPITKGHGDLVERASRLFDHVVIAVAASPKKNPLFPLDQRVALAQEVTRHLPNVEVVGFSTLLAHFAKEQGANVLLRGLRAVSDFEYEFQLANMNRQLAPDVESLFLTPSERYSFISSTLVREIAALGGDITKFVHPAVADALKQRFAN; encoded by the coding sequence ATGAACCGAGTGTTGTACCCAGGTACCTTCGACCCTATTACCAAGGGCCATGGCGACTTGGTCGAGCGAGCCTCGCGGCTGTTCGACCACGTGGTCATCGCGGTCGCCGCGAGCCCGAAAAAAAATCCACTGTTCCCGTTGGACCAGCGGGTCGCCTTGGCTCAGGAAGTGACAAGACACTTGCCTAACGTCGAAGTGGTCGGCTTTTCGACGCTTTTAGCGCATTTCGCCAAGGAACAAGGCGCGAACGTGCTGCTGCGTGGCCTGCGTGCCGTGTCGGATTTCGAATATGAATTCCAGCTGGCGAACATGAATCGCCAATTGGCGCCCGACGTCGAGAGCCTTTTCTTGACGCCTTCGGAGCGCTACTCGTTCATATCGTCGACGCTGGTTCGAGAAATTGCCGCGCTGGGTGGCGACATCACCAAATTCGTCCATCCAGCCGTCGCAGACGCCCTCAAACAGCGCTTCGCCAACTGA
- a CDS encoding L-cystine transporter, with translation MNLPLFFNLLVFAALLLGLLQTRRTDWSLAKKVLVALILGVVFGGALHAIYGDNSPVLKSTIGWLDLVGNGYVQLLQMIVMPLIFASILSAVARLHNASSLGKISFLTIGTLLFTTLIAALIGVGLTNLFGLTAEGLVAGTQEVARMQALQNNYVDKVAEINVPQLLLSFIPQNPVADLARAKPTSIISVVIFAAFLGVAALQLLKDDAEKGNRALAAIDVLQAWVMRLVRLVMKLTPYGVLALMTKVVAGSNLQDIIKLGSFVVVSYIGLALMFGVHGLLLALAGVNPLRFFRKVWPVLTFAFTSRSSAATIPLSIEAQTLRLGIPSSIASFAASFGATIGQNGCAGLYPAMLAVMVAPTVGINPLDPLWIATLVGIVTLSSAGVAGVGGGATFAALIVLPAMGLPVTLVALLISIEPLIDMGRTALNVSGSMTAGTLTSQILKQTDQAVMQADEHARLAQG, from the coding sequence ATGAATCTGCCCTTGTTCTTCAACCTGCTGGTATTCGCAGCCCTGCTGCTGGGCCTGCTGCAAACCCGCCGCACCGATTGGAGCCTGGCCAAAAAGGTCCTGGTGGCGCTGATTCTCGGCGTGGTGTTCGGTGGCGCGCTGCATGCTATCTACGGCGACAACAGCCCTGTACTGAAAAGCACCATCGGCTGGCTCGATCTGGTGGGCAATGGCTACGTACAGCTGCTGCAAATGATCGTCATGCCGCTGATCTTCGCGTCCATTCTCAGCGCCGTGGCGCGCCTGCATAACGCCTCGTCTCTGGGCAAGATCAGCTTTCTGACCATCGGCACGCTGCTGTTCACTACCCTGATCGCAGCGCTGATCGGTGTGGGGCTGACCAACCTGTTCGGCCTGACTGCCGAGGGCCTCGTGGCCGGCACCCAGGAAGTGGCGCGCATGCAGGCGCTGCAGAACAACTACGTCGACAAGGTCGCCGAAATCAACGTGCCGCAGTTGCTGCTGTCGTTCATTCCGCAGAACCCGGTGGCCGATCTGGCCCGCGCCAAGCCGACGTCCATCATCAGCGTGGTGATCTTTGCCGCCTTCCTCGGCGTCGCCGCCTTGCAACTGCTCAAGGACGACGCCGAAAAAGGCAATCGCGCGCTGGCGGCCATCGATGTGCTGCAGGCCTGGGTCATGCGCCTGGTACGCCTGGTCATGAAACTGACCCCCTACGGCGTGCTGGCCCTGATGACCAAGGTGGTGGCCGGCTCGAACCTGCAGGACATCATCAAACTGGGCAGCTTCGTGGTGGTGTCCTACATCGGCCTGGCGCTGATGTTCGGCGTGCACGGCCTGTTGCTGGCGCTGGCCGGCGTCAATCCGCTGCGGTTTTTCCGCAAGGTCTGGCCGGTGCTGACGTTCGCCTTCACCAGCCGCTCGAGTGCCGCGACCATCCCGCTAAGCATCGAGGCGCAAACACTGCGTTTGGGTATTCCGTCATCGATCGCCAGTTTCGCCGCTTCGTTTGGTGCGACCATCGGCCAGAACGGTTGCGCGGGCCTCTACCCGGCGATGCTGGCGGTCATGGTTGCGCCGACGGTGGGCATCAATCCGCTGGATCCGCTGTGGATCGCGACGCTGGTGGGCATCGTCACCCTGAGTTCGGCGGGCGTGGCAGGTGTTGGCGGCGGTGCGACCTTCGCGGCGCTGATCGTGCTGCCGGCGATGGGCCTGCCGGTGACCCTGGTGGCGCTGCTGATTTCGATCGAGCCGTTGATCGACATGGGCCGTACAGCGTTGAACGTCAGTGGCTCGATGACCGCCGGGACCCTCACCAGCCAGATCCTCAAGCAGACGGATCAGGCGGTAATGCAGGCCGATGAGCATGCACGGTTGGCGCAGGGGTGA
- the mgtE gene encoding magnesium transporter translates to MINALNFTQLLRTALQDEKYSRPKEVAGQLLSADIARYLDQLEVEQILPILQQLPLEKRAEAFGYFPLERQFELTQDMPRAALAALIGAMSADERADLYNRFDLPRRATLLPALAQAERDDLCRLASYPQGSAGAVMTSEYSTVAAHLTAAQAIEALRREAADAETIYQTYVLDAERRLLGTLSLRELVLATPDRAVMQLMNTEIISAQVNVTQEEVARLINQYDLLALPIVNSQRQLVGIVTCDDAMDVVVEEATEDFHKGALIGTHIGNMKNATVSLLYRKRVLWLVLLVFGNLFSGAGIAAFEDVIASNIALVFFLPLLVDSGGNAGAQSATLMVRALATGEVLMRDWARLLWRECAVALGLGVTMAVAVASLGILRGGVDIAVIVASSMMIIVLLGSLIGMSLPFLLSRLRLDPATASGPLITSIADAAGVLVYFGIASYVLEL, encoded by the coding sequence ATGATCAATGCCCTCAACTTTACCCAACTGCTGCGCACCGCCCTGCAAGACGAGAAATATTCCCGCCCCAAGGAGGTCGCTGGCCAACTGCTGTCTGCCGATATCGCTCGCTATCTCGACCAGCTCGAGGTCGAGCAGATCCTGCCGATCCTCCAGCAATTGCCACTCGAAAAGCGTGCCGAAGCCTTCGGTTACTTCCCGCTGGAACGCCAGTTCGAACTCACCCAGGACATGCCTCGCGCGGCCTTGGCCGCCCTGATCGGCGCCATGTCGGCAGATGAGCGTGCCGATTTGTACAACCGCTTCGATTTGCCACGCCGCGCAACGCTGCTGCCGGCCCTGGCCCAGGCAGAGCGCGACGACCTGTGCCGGCTGGCCAGTTATCCACAGGGTAGCGCTGGCGCAGTGATGACCAGCGAGTACTCCACCGTGGCGGCCCACCTGACGGCCGCCCAGGCCATCGAGGCCCTGCGCCGCGAAGCGGCCGACGCCGAGACCATCTATCAGACCTACGTGCTGGACGCCGAGCGCCGCCTGCTCGGCACCCTGTCACTGCGTGAGCTGGTGCTCGCGACGCCAGACAGGGCCGTGATGCAACTGATGAACACCGAGATCATCAGCGCTCAGGTCAACGTCACCCAGGAGGAAGTGGCACGGCTGATCAACCAGTACGACCTGCTGGCGTTACCCATCGTCAACTCGCAGCGGCAACTGGTCGGTATCGTCACCTGCGACGACGCCATGGACGTGGTGGTCGAGGAGGCCACCGAAGACTTCCACAAAGGCGCCCTGATCGGCACCCACATCGGCAACATGAAAAATGCCACGGTCAGCCTGCTCTACCGCAAACGCGTGCTGTGGTTGGTGCTGCTGGTGTTCGGCAACCTGTTCTCGGGGGCGGGCATCGCCGCGTTCGAGGATGTGATCGCGTCGAACATTGCGTTGGTGTTCTTCCTGCCATTGCTGGTGGACAGCGGTGGCAACGCCGGGGCGCAGTCGGCGACCTTGATGGTGCGGGCGCTGGCTACCGGGGAAGTGCTGATGCGTGACTGGGCGCGCCTGCTGTGGCGCGAATGTGCCGTGGCCCTGGGGTTGGGCGTGACCATGGCCGTGGCGGTGGCTTCGCTGGGTATTCTGCGCGGTGGCGTAGACATCGCTGTGATTGTGGCCAGCAGCATGATGATCATTGTGCTGCTGGGGAGTTTGATTGGCATGAGCCTGCCGTTTTTGCTCAGCCGACTGCGGTTGGATCCGGCCACGGCGAGCGGTCCGTTGATTACTTCGATCGCGGATGCAGCGGGGGTGCTGGTTTATTTTGGGATTGCTTCGTACGTGTTGGAGCTGTGA